In the Puntigrus tetrazona isolate hp1 chromosome 19, ASM1883169v1, whole genome shotgun sequence genome, GAGGTTCTGAAACTTTTTGTTAATCTAAAATACTTCTAGTATCCAAGAGAATTActatttcaataattaattcagtaaactcatttgcatgtttacaGTAAAAGAGGTTTATTTTGACTTTGTAGCCGGAAACAAACATCTTGTTTAGTTGTATTAGTGTCTCAGTCCATTAAATTTACACTAGTTACAAAAAATTATGTTGTAAATCCTCCCTTTTGAAATGTTCAAGCCCTCaagctttaaacattttaaatccttgagcttttattttggtggaATACTGCTGTAAACGTCTGTTccaaaaagttaaattattaaagataTCAAGCTGCCCTAAGATGGTGAATACATTggaaaatattgcaattatCATGTAGCCACAATTACttcttttaactttatattctgaataattaattattagattTTCATCACCTTGTGGCGTGCACCCTGCAGTTCCCTCAAGAACCCCAGGTTAGGTAGCGTTTTGTTTaggcctgttttgtttttccatgtATGCTAGTTACCATACACAGATGACAAACCTGTTCCTCGCTTCCACTTTAGTTTTGGTTTCCTTCTTCCCTTTTACGCTTTTTGAAAGGCTGCAGAGGACACTATAAAAAACTTAGGAGATCTCTAATGATGTTCAGACAAAAGGATGAAGCTCAGTCGCAGAGAAGAGCTTGCTTCTGGCTGGCATCTGCTGATTAGGATGTTGTTTTTCTCTAGTAGATCAAAGGTGGAAGAGCAGCTTCGGCTGCTCTTGAGGACAACAGCATCTCTTTAAACATGAGACCaatccacacacaaaaaaaacattttttttttgtttttttttttatccttcaCTCATTATTTTCCTCACATGCTGTGTCTAATCAGGTGTGCCGGGCACAAGAAACGAGTTGTACTATGACTGCTGTAAGGAACCCTACCCAGATGTCACATTTGTGGTGACCATCCGCAGACGGACGCTCTACTACGCCTTAAACCTCCTCATTCCCTGCGTCCTCCTTTCATCAATGACCTTGCTTATCTTTCTACTGCCTGCCGACTCCGGAGAGAAGATTTCACTAGGTATTACGAAAGATAGACGGAGAAAGAGAAATATATTGACAGCTTACTGAAGCAGGAAAAAAGCGGAGATGGCATAAAATTTAAAGATCTTGTTTTTGGAGTTAGATTACGTATATGTTTCATAACTAAACATGACTGATTTGGAAGAAAGATGCTGTTATGTGTTATAGCTTTGCATATCTACATTTCAgtgctgaggaaaaaaaaaaaattcacaagcTTGCCAAGGTCTAGAGAAAGAACAGAGAGCAGGGACACGTAGAAGAAAATGTGTGGGTGCTTTATTTCATAGATAGCGCCTGATTGTGTCATGTCGAATGAACTCTTGGTTTACATCAAGGGCTTTTATCCACTCTCTGTCAAGAGACCTTTGCCATCAAAAGATGCAGACAGTTCAAAGAGGAGCAAAAACAGTCACCAGAGATTGAATGGAAAGAATTTTGTATATGTCTGTCAGGAAATGTAAAGAGGCATGAACTCACAGTATATAAGTAGAGGAGAGTGAGAAGACAGAGGCTTAGATAGAAAATGGAAAAGAGGCAGTTTCTTCAATTCAGGAATGTGTATCACTGCAAGTGAAGGGAAGTGCTTTGCTGTTCACTCATATGGGCGATTAATCTATTGATGTAATTAAAGCAGTGATGAGTCAatgtgtgtaagagagaaagagagaatgcaTGGCACTTTCCAGGAACACGGCCTGCAATATTGAAACAACTTTGATAGATGTAGTATCGGAAACAAGTTTAGGATAGACCTCAGAAGAGGCTTTTTTCTAAAAAGCATACATTAAAGAGATAATCCAccaaaaatgacagttttgttGTCATTTCCTTAACCTCCTGTCATTCCAAAACTGTATGAccttctgtggagcacaaatgTTTGTAACCAAATAGCTTCAGTAACCATTACATGTACCAAAAATGACGCCAATTTCGTCAGCACAGTAGTCACACCACCCAATTTTGTATTGGCGAGTATACGCGACGCGCACGTGCATtgaatttgatcaaattaaagATATGacataacaacaaaatatttttcttatatacaccagttcaataaacaaaaataatgagtaACTTACATGTTAACAATACTGGCAGTTATTTTTGCTctgccaaaaaaatatttccaaacaaacaaatcagatGAGTGAGTGACTCAAAGACTTCGGGGTGTCACTCACTGTAAACATAATCTGTAAAATATGGTTTATATTTAATCCAGAGGAATTttcaatatagattttttttttttttacaggttttaccTTTTCActaattttcttaattttattcataaatttcTGAATGGATAAGTAGATGACTcacacaataaaacagcaaattgttttatgaatcagtctgttttgaatgaatcatttgaatgagCAATCATTTGTGATTCACTCATATATCACTTGTTGCCACCTACTGAGAGATACTGAAAAATCCCCACCACTAATGCACAGGCTGTaatacaatgcaatgcaaacagTGAAAGCTCTAATAATTGTGCTCAATTAATCAGCATACaacacaattaattaattaaaaatgttaatggtaGCTCTGGTGTAAAGccaagagtgtttttttttatgaatcctGTTGATGAATTTGCTTAGTCTCATTTGGTGGAGTATTTGTGACAATAATTTTATTGAGTGTTCATTATGCCAAGATAGCACTTATAAATCTacgcaaaaaaaacatatgtaagAGGATGGAGGCCGAGCGAAGGAGCGGAAGCAGATTTAAACAGAAGATAGAGATGgatggattgtgtgtgtgtgggggaaGAGAGGAGGGAGAGATGGATAGCAGCCGGAGAGGGAGGGAGATGACTTGAACCGAACTAAAGAGCGATTGAGGAAGAGAAATGGCCTGATGTAATTCACTTTATGTATCACTCCATCAAGCCCTGCACTGCCGTCCAATCAGATCCAATCAAATTCTGTCAAGATGAGTTACATCCAATAAGAAGCTGTGTTTGGGCATCTCATGTAGTGCCAATGTCGCACATAACTAGAGATGCCGTATAACTACGCATTTATTTTAGCGGTCGACTGCTATTGGTTTTTCAATGGCAGATGCTAATATCTACTCCGCCATGCTGGAGATGTAATGCCagtgaatagaaaaataaatgcatatatattaaagaattattatttataatatatatatactactatttGTAGACATGACTTGCAGTGATACAGAACTAGATTTATAGTAATAAGAGATACGAAAATAAGCTCAGATTAAATGAACTTTCATTTCACACAGTTTAATATAGTcgaaaatatttgaataaaagattatatataGTACATAGCTAAAAATGTCTAATACTAACCAATTCATCCACCGGGAGCAGTCAACATTTAATATCTTGTTATATGTGTATAATTCATTATGCAATTACATGTATGTTTCATGCAgtccatttctttttgttttatacctATCCACAGGTATTACTGTGCTACTCTCATTAACAGTCTTCATGCTATTGGTGGCAGAAATCATGCCAGCAACCTCAGACTCCATCCCACTAATAGGTAAAGCATGCATGTCTGTAtttgtcaatattttaaaactttaaaggaatCGTTTATTCACATTTGCTGCAAAAATGTACTCCCCCTCAACcctagatttggagaaatttatcattacatcacttgttcatcattggatcctctgcagttAATTGGTTctgtcagaataagagtccaaacagctgatgaaaacatcacaaaaacccaataatccacatgacttCAGTTCATCAAATAcgatcttgtgaagtgaaaagtcGATCGTTTGTAcgaaacaaattcatcatgaAGACGTTTGGCTTCCAGCTTAAATGCATGTCCTCTATCTGTAATATTCTCCAGAGAAAAGtgtctcatctgaatcaggagagaaatatgtgCAAACCTCAAAACGCATATCAAAAGAGTTCTATACATATAGTATGTCAGTTGATTTTGATGTAAGAGGATAacagtttattataatatatttttattgattaaggACTTGTCTTTATGATGGAtctgtttcttacaaacacccagcttttcacttcacaagctGGTAAATGATGGACTGGTGTGGaatttttatcagatgtttggactttcattttGATGGCATCATTCACTCCATTTAGTAAACAAGTCATGTAATGGCAAATTTCTTCAAACCTCAATTCTCATTAAGTAAAGTTATTTACATCGTGGATGACCTGAAGGTGAGCTAATTTGAACTTTGTGTTTCAGTATTTCAGCATCTATCCCTCTTAGTTCTTTTGCAAATGACAACACGGGGCTCTTGAATATATTAGAGTCTTCATTCAAGCCTTTGATCTTTTTGTTAATGATATGTAAAATTTGGTGCATAAGAATGTATATTTTACGTGGCCGAGATGCACACATTGCACCACTGAAGAATAAATTGATCCCCATTCTGTATCACGGCCAAAAGCCCTGGTCTTGGCAACCATACGCTTGGCTTCTCACGGTAATTTGTAACATGAATCGTAAAAGGCCGTTAACTGGAAATGATGAGCAGGTCAGAAGAGAGAAGAAGCAGGagaaaaatcaaaatgaaacagACCTACAGATGATCCTCCAGAAAAAAAACGGTCCGTCCCACATTCTCTTTTCCCACCCTCTGGTTTATAGGCCCTCAGAAGCCGCAAAGATGTAATCTGCAGAAATGCGTTTGCTGGAAGAGTGTTCACCCACAGCGCTTTGTCTCTCCTGTCTGCTTCCCCCTCTCCTTTATGATTGACTTTTTATGGTTCGCTCATCTGTTCCTCATTCAGCCTTTCTTCTCTGCGTCAATgcccctttttttttgttacatttgccCTGGTTTTTACTAGCATGACTGACGATAAAAGGCTATTCTGGCTAAGAGAGTAATAAATGAGAGGTTTATGCAtgcttttctctctttgtttctctcagGACAGTATTTTGCCAGTATAATGATCATTGTTGGAATGTCAGTTATTGCGACAGTGGTTGTGCTCCAATATCACCATCATGACCCCAATGGAGGGAACATGCCCAAATGGGTACGTCTattcacacacaaacgcatACACAATCAATGCCCTGATCCGCAAATGCAAGCAGCAACGTCTCTCTCATGTCAGTTGCATTGAAAGCCGTAATTTACTTATTCAATGATAATAGAGATAAAGCCAACAGAAGGGGACTAAATGAGTAAATAGGATGCAGATGGATATAGATCTGCGATCTGTCGGCGCTGATGAACGAGCGTATTTGAGCGTTCTGCGAGCCAATTAGCAGCTCAGCTGATGTGCTCCGGTCCTGCTGATCGAACCCCATTCACTTACAAAGCCAAATGCAACAACAAGAGAAAGCTGACAGGTGTATTTACTCACCGAGACTGACATCAATTCTGCGTCACATGCTTTTTGCATGCTTCTTAAAGAAATctgaatataatacaaaatgcaatttaaaaaaaaaaaaaatttcctgtGGTAGAAAAGCAGAATTTATagttaatacatataatatattaagttttcagtgtcacatggtgcCTCAGATATAactttaatatgctgatttgcagctTAAGAAACATTGCttgcattgaaaatattttaatgctgaaaacagctgtgctgctttatatttttgtgattttttttttNNNNNNNNNNNNNNNNNNNNNNNNNNNNNNNNNNNNNCGAAAGCATCTTTTCtaagtaaaagttttatttcaatgGTAGCGTAGGGTGGCCTCAAAAGGCTCAAATCTCAATAATTTTCTGACGCTCAGACATGACTTCTGTCCTGTCTATGGAATTTTTCAGCTGCCTGACAAAAATTGCGTGCCTCACTGCTTATAAAAGTAATCTCAGCTGCACAATTTGAGGATTAACACTGAAGGTTAGAGGTTTATTTAATCTCTAACTCAaagtatgagcaataataatagCTACACGCTTGCCTGAGCACAACGTCCTATGATCCTATCCTGCGTTCAGCTTTTAGCAACATTCACACCCAATGCAAGACATGTGTAGTTATTGAAAATGTCCGCCAGAGCCAGGGCTCAAAGGAGTTGAAAAAGACTCTTTATCTGAACAACCGGGAAAAAAGCAACACTTACATAACAGCAACAGTAGTTATCTTACAATCTACAGAGCTAAAAAGAGATACAGTTCAGAAGAAGATACTAAAAGGTGGATACTGATCAGAAAGATGTTGTTGTGCTTCTTGTCAAACCCTCAAGGGCAAACACACAACTCAGCTGTCTAGAGTGTCTTGGTAATTCCTGTTTCCATTACATATATTCTGCAAATTTTCTGATATTGCACTAGTTGAACTGCTTTTGTTTATGATAGCCAAACATGCACTGAATAAtcttttaacacacaaaaaacgtGTGAAGATGCCAAAAAAGAACCTAGTTgcttaaattgcatttttttNCCAAGACTCAGCAGTGCAACTGAATAATTCTAGCTTGTCACCTCTTTATCTATCTCTCCGTCACAGTCCTTGCTGTCATATGTTGCTGTTTTACAACTCCTTTCCTTCCAAAACTTTCCACTATTGACTCAGCAGATGCTGAAAAAATTAGCATggattattttgctttatttgttgtTCAGACAGTGCAGTATAATCTACTGTACGTGTAGAGCATATGCAGTACATAGTTAAAAACGGCCTGAAATGCATGCTTCCTctcacataaatacataaaattatcaGCTTGCACagtgcattttacttttaagattCAAGGCTAATGTTGTTTACAGAGAAAGCAAGATATGGTTAAAATTTGATTCAGCTTTTTAANNNNNNNNNNNNNNNNNNNNNNNNNNNNNNNNNNNNNNNNNNNNNNNNNNNNNNNNNNNNNNNNNNNNNNNNNNNNNNNNNNNNNNNNNNNNNNNNNNNNNNNNNNaggtatagttcaccctaaaatgaaaattctgttatgaattactcaccctcaagtcattcTCAActcataagacctttgttcatctttggaagacattaatatatttttaatgaattcagagagctttctgaccctttatagacagcaacacaactgaaatgttctcaAACTTAGAAATGTAGCAAGGGTAAAATGGTTCAATTAGGGATTcaactgtaattatttaaagNNNNNNNNNNNNNNNNNNNNNNNNNNNNNNNNNNNNNNNNNNNNNNNNNNNNNNNNNNNNNNNNNNNNNNNNNNNNNNNNNNNNNNNNNNNNNNNNNNNNTCACGGTCCTCCTCTCTCTGACAGTGTTCATGCTTCTGGTAGCAGAGATAATGCCCGCAACATCGGACTCTGTGCCTTTGATAGGTAAGTCTAACCTGTGATGATCAATGATATCAGATGTGTGATTGACTGAACTTAATGAAGTGATATGTTCTAATCATTTGATCCAACCATTTTGCATAGCCTTATAAACCACTGTAAAGGAGAATGTttgcagtaaaaatgtattgggATAGCGCTTTGTATTAATgtgaagttttaaaatataaaagtacaatttaaattgCTTTGATAactttttgttgtgctttaatgtatatattttaatatattgactTGATTAGTTGTAGTGTTAAGTCCTTCTTAAGCAGGTCTAAAATACCTAATGTTCAGCtaaatttgttttacattaatataacttataatattttaatttaatcgcAATTTCAATTAAGAGTAAAAATCGCATTCAGTTTGCACGtaattatattcttttaaatattatttcagtaaaaaaagtaTGCTAAAGGGTGCTTGTTTTTCACGATGAAACATTTACATCAATTTGTGAAAACAAAGGTTAACGTGTccattgcaaaaaatataaaaaatctttagGGTTAACAAAGTACAACAATGGTATCAGATGATAATCAGGTAGTATTCTGGGTTATATGCCACCTTATTGAAATGAATGTATGATGCCATTAATATGGTACcaatatttagatttgaaaataattacagtacCATGGTTCATTTTTTACAAGAGAAATTTCTGAGTAGCCACACAACTGTTGCCTTACAATAAGTGAGTTTCTGTGTACGTTTTAGTATTTAGTCAAAAAAGTTTGCGTTACTGTAAAtagattttgcttttatttagtcTCTGAACCTGTTTTAGTGAATTGTTTTTAGTAggattttttctttgttgttaaatgtaattctCTCTATCCTTTGACTAGCTCAGTATTTTGCCACCACCATGGTTATTGTTGGCCTGTCTGTGATAGCCACCGTGTGGGTTTTACAATACCACTACCATGACCCCGATGGAGGAAAAATGCCAAAATGGGTGAGGATCTCACTGCTGCTTGTCTTCTTGCCGTATAAATGAACCCACCTGCCTGATTTTAATATGATCGTGATTAATTCCGCTGTCAGGAAAACCGTTATTTAGTAGTTCATTTTCCTGTCAGACCCGTGTGGTGCTGCTGAACTGGTGCGCGTGGTTCCTGCGGATGAAGAGGNNNNNNNNNNNNNNNNNNNNNNNNNNNNNNNNNNNNNNNNNNNNNNNNNNNNNNNNNNNNNNNNNNNNNNNNNNNNNNNNNNNNNNNNNNNNNNNNNNNNctatacataataataataataatatatataataatttgcacAACTCAAATAGATAGTGGACTGTGTAAGGGCCGTTGCCCCTGGAATATCCTCTTGATGAAATTTACTATCCCCACCCACTCCTCAGAGTTGTTTTTAGCAAGGGGCTcacccttttttaattttatgtcatttctCTGATTACTGTGTATTTTCTGTGATTTCTACACCCCCATAACCACCAGGGGAACACCAaaccctcacacacaccaccccagaatgaataataatgaaataaacagaacagaagCAGAAATCCTTTTTTGCACCCTAATCTGTACATCCAATTTACCTCAGGGAAtagcataattaaaataaaaaacagcacaaataacGCATGACTTAATTTTTCAACCTCTCAGGACAGTTTTCACAATTAATGCTAACAGTTGGGGgctattgcatttttttctgctgaaaagGGGTaggtttaataaatgcaaaatttctcaatttttttgaACGTAATTTAGGTCAAACTGACAAAACGAGCACAGAAAGTGTCATAGAATGTCATATGACCCCCACACTCCAAACAAGCTCATCTATAATAACGATAACAGTAGGCCTATTGGATGAAGAATATTTCCTCGCGCCTCCTAAAAAAGACTAAAGAATAGGGATTCCGTGGTGCACGTCGCCTGTTTAAGGATTAATTGGACATTTGGACTAGTCTGCAGCAGAGCCGTCTATCTGTTCTGTAACAGCCCAGCGCCCCCTGTAGTGGAGAAAGCCGGTTTGTCCAAGTTCAACGGCCACCGCGCCCAGCAGGACAGTGCGGTGCAACGACGTCACTTCCGCTCGTTCGGGAGGCTCGAGGAACGAGGACTCTTCCGTGCGTTTCAGCTGGTTGTTTACTTCGGATGGATTCGgtaaagtaataaaactaaGAAACCGAGTGCCTCAAAGATTCGCACGAAGCATCAAGCGGTTCGAAACGTAAATAAAAGCCCCGTTTTTGATCCTCGAGTGAAAAACAAAGTGAATAAGTTGAGGTAAGTTAAGCGCTTTTGACTGTTGTTATTATAGGTCTCTAGCCAGTAAACCTTCAGCATGCAAGcggtttttatttatgtttagcGATTGGTTTAAATGAGAAACTAAAACTACGATAGGTATTGTGAAGTAACGTTAATGTGGGACTAACTACCACGCTGCTGTAGTACATGTCAGGGTGGAATATTACCGCAATAAGTTAAGTAACTTTTGTAATCTTTcgtcagtaagttttttttatatatataacaggcTTTATCTGAACATGTTCCAGGGCTGTGGGGCTTAAACCACAAGTGAAAACAAACAGGACCATATGAAACTTCCGCCAGAAAATGGCTACGCCGGCTGTAGTGTCCACGGATGGAACGAGCTCCAGTAAGACagcattttatttcctcttGGTGTTCATGGCAAGTTACAGATCAAGTTATTGTGCTTTGAATTTCAAAGAATAAATCGGATGCAAGTcagctttgtgttttaaaataagaaacaaataactAGATTTGCTGAGCCCTTGAGGAAACGGTGGCCACACAGAGCTTTttatagttgttgttgttattattattattatttcctggTGAAGATTTTGATGTGTGCTGGCAGGACTTAAGTTAGTTCAATAACTAACAATGTTCTTTTTGCACCTTTCAGTTTAGCACACATGTTAAGTTTCTAGTCActacattttaacatgcatgAATTTTGCAGAGATTCGGTAGTTCCCTAAGCTTATTGGGGAAAAAGCAcagataaaatatacatttttgttatagaTCCCagatgctttttaataaaatgagatACAAAAATGGTGCTCACTTTAAGTATTATTTCGTTAGTATGGGAGCCTGTTTctgtaatttatgttttatcccacaattacttttttaacgACATAAGCTATGAATTTAAAGATATAAACTCTGTTCCCAGAGGGAAAAGTATTCATTGTGAAATACAAAGACAATTTACATTCGTGAAAGTctcatatttaactttttatattttgatttcacgGCAAAAATTGCCTTCCGTATTAATGATAGTAAAGTTAGAAAGAACTACTGTTTTTTGAACTACTGTTGTCGCTCTTCAGATCTCTTTATTTTGGAGGTTTTTCCAGCAGAGAGGTACATGCATGTAAGCCGTTTGCATATGAACTCAATTTAAATATCAGTGTTGAAGACTCTGTAGTAGGCCTGTGACTGCCTGGGTTGTGCTTGTCTTTGTTATTTTGAGCGTAGTGCCACCGCGCACTCAGCTGGTGTGATTGGGTTGCAGTGTTTTCTTGAAAGAACAAAGGAATTGAAACCCAGGTGTCTGTGCATACTGCATGATTACATTCATAGCTGTGGTTAACGACACATCTCAACTCTGTGTGAACAGCTTTCTTTGGCTttagcatttgcatttattttgcattttatttgtattgtagtttttcacacaaaataaaaaaaaaatcgtttaaGTAGTAAATGAGTTCGGTTCTTTCACAGAACAGTTTTGGAGATTTAGCATTACATTAATTGCTCATCGACGGGTCCTGTCTGGGTGAATGGGCGACGTGAGAATTAGAGTTCAAAAAGCTGTTAAATCACATCATAATCCACAACTAGTCAATCTGGTAaggtcttgtgaagtgaaaaaaaccTGCTTGTAATAAGAAAGTctatgaagatgtttttaacttggATTTTGATCTGAGAAGACTTTTTCACTAAAGGACttgtcattatattatattatgcacaTGCATTAACTGATGGAGTGGagtgggttattgtgatgtttttgtcagctgtttggataatctttctgacggcacccattcacttctgAGTAAGTGATGCAATGCGGAGTTTTTCCaaagctgtaaaaaaacacGAAAGAAACTTATCAATACCATGGATGGGTAAGTAAATttgaagcacatttaaaatttgGGGTTTATGCTTCACGTACTTGACGTTTGTGCTGCACATTCTTGAATTTTTCATGTGCAAGAATCGTTAAGCTCATTATAATATAGCTAGCTACAAATCATAAGTCAGTCAGATGTAATGGCTTTTTCCAAATTTGtgtgaaacacttttttttttgtactcagGTACTCCTGGAAATCGAAAAATGGCTTCCTCGGAGGTAATTATATGCTTCTATTGCTTTAACGATAGTTTCACATTCACTTATCTCCTccactttttgtgttttggttttttttggccAATTTTATTTATGGCTCCACACAGCAACTGTTTTCCTAATTGGTGCTAGCAGACAACTAAATTGTCTATAAAGTGACTCTCATTCctcttcttttatttatatttatttattgtgaatcAGCATAGCTTTCGACACAGGACTTGATTTACATCCATTAAAGTTTTCACAATATATCCTGCATGTCTTGTGCCACTTATGTTACTTCATTCTTGAAAttgaagatttctttttttgtagttgCATTAAGAATAAAgtgctttctgtttttaaaatttattttgagcttAAATCCATtgatgttactttttaaaaaagaaattaagaatatattataattgtCTATCAACCAAGTACAGAAACCTACCCTAGTAAAATGAGTGATGCTAAAATGTGTTGTAGAATCATATTGTTGGATAATTTGTTCAAATTGATTTTAACATCTTAAACGATTTaataactgaaatgtttttcctCTGGTGTTTTTGCCGTTTGAGTTTACTGAGCAGTTATGTCTTTTAGCTTCTCAGCATCTCTGGTGCATCCCAGACGAACAAAAAGACCTTGGGCCACAGAGGAATTGACCCCACTGGGGAAACCACATATAAAAAGGTACTAGCTGTGGATATCTAGGTTTTTTATCCTCATTTTGAGTTCTGCTACATATACACTGtaggtatttaaaaatagaagttTGTAAGATATGGGTTCAGATCAAACATGCACATTCCTGAATCTGTCAGATCTTCCTGCAATACATAGATTGTGTTCACTGTTCTTTGTATGGCACCATGAAGAAGATAAAGCCTAATAAATGGGCAGGTACATACAGATAAGAGCAGCGGGCCTTGAGTTATTGCTAATTCctttcacttttattaaattacccGTGTCTTTTGTAGGCCTTCAAACAAGACGCATGTATCAATGttatatgcaattttaaaatgaacccCCGGAGccttaatatattttctgtattgcACACTAACAAATTCTTATCCTCCACTTCATGTGCCCTCCATTGGAACTCTTTAGACCACATCATCTGCTCTGAAAGGTGCAATTCAGCTGGGCATCACGCACAGCGTGGGAAGCTTGAGCCAGAAGCCAGAAAGAGATGTGCTCATGCAGGACTTCGAAGTGGTAGAAAGCATCTTCTTTCCCAGGTATGTGTGCATGCGTAAAAGTAACCCTGAAGAACCTTTCATTAGTAGTCGCACTGTGCacataaatgtttgttgtttgtctccCTCTCAGTCAAGGCAGCAACTCAACTCCTGGTCATCACCACGGCGACTTCAAGTTTAAAACATACGCTCCCATTGCATTCCGCTACTTCAGAGAGATGTTTGGGATCCGACCTGATGACTACCtggtaaactttttttgttgttgttttataatagacattggaaatgttttagggaaattatgaatattaatttttctaACTGGTCTGAAATATTGAATAAGC is a window encoding:
- the LOC122323334 gene encoding neuronal acetylcholine receptor subunit alpha-7-like, giving the protein MWHSLAFTLCGISALIQVSVQGPYQRTLLKNLLKDYNRMERPVANDSQPLTVFLSMSLIQIMDVDEKNQVLTSNIWLNMHWYDHYLQWNQSEYPGVKNLRFTTDQVWTPDILLYNSADDKFDSTFKSNIVVNSSGYCNYLPPGIFMSTCNVDVRWFPFDIQKCELKFGSWTFDGWLLDLQMNEADISGYMPNGEWDLVGVPGTRNELYYDCCKEPYPDVTFVVTIRRRTLYYALNLLIPCVLLSSMTLLIFLLPADSGEKISLGITVLLSLTVFMLLVAEIMPATSDSIPLIGQYFASIMIIVGMSVIATVVVLQYHHHDPNGGNMPKWSQGSKELKKTLYLNNREKSNTYITATVVILQSTELKRDTVQKKILKVFMLLVAEIMPATSDSVPLIAQYFATTMVIVGLSVIATVWVLQYHYHDPDGGKMPKWVRISLLLVFLPPAPPVVEKAGLSKFNGHRAQQDSAVQRRHFRSFGRLEERGLFRAFQLVVYFGWIR